In Musa acuminata AAA Group cultivar baxijiao chromosome BXJ2-8, Cavendish_Baxijiao_AAA, whole genome shotgun sequence, one genomic interval encodes:
- the LOC135619196 gene encoding F-box protein At4g35930-like isoform X2 encodes MSVESMAFKQKKRVKNTKNKYLKPGALAQIRYSRSSSKSCTDIGKKRIVLQSEKAKIDLLNRDEVIQSDSPIVSPIRVSSHLAMDDAKQQKLPLTPKTPQSVDCDSQSRLESLPMDILVKILCHLHHDQLRAVFHVSQRIRTAVLLARQLHFNYTTPDRSRQEMLNTKTPVPTEHWPFVSKADGKRPTPHTPKAPRHGPRPRLHLMDMRQIAAVLFQESTLRPGRIMPPGLPRPIFKPVASTRVLFYEDELCQAVAQNKLR; translated from the exons ATGAGTGTTGAATCTATGGCTTTCAAACAAAAGAAGCGAGTGAAGAACACAAAGAACAAGTACCTAAAACCTGGTGCGCTTGCTCAGATCCGATATAGCAGGAGCTCAAGCAAATCGTGCACGGATATTGGGAAGAAAAGGATCGTGTTGCAGTCAGAGAAGGCGAAGATTGATCTGCTTAATCGGGATGAGGTCATTCAGAGCGATTCACCGATCGTGTCTCCCATTAGGGTCAGCTCTCATCTCGCAATGGATGATGCTAAGCAGCAGAAGCTTCCTCTGACACCTAAAACACCACAGAGTGTAGATTGTGATAGTCAATCAAGACTCGAATCTCTTCCTATGGATATTCTG GTCAAAATCCTCTGCCACCTGCATCATGATCAGCTACGAGCTGTTTTCCATGTTTCCCAGAGAATTCGAACAGCT GTACTACTGGCCAGGCAATTGCATTTCAATTACACGACCCCAGACCGGTCCAGGCAAGAGATGCTCAACACCAAGACTCCGGTGCCGACCGAACATTGGCCTTTTGTGAG CAAGGCAGATGGAAAGAGGCCAACCCCGCACACACCGAAAGCTCCAAGACACGGCCCTCGTCCTCGCCTTCACCTGATGGACATGAGGCAGATCGCAGCTGTCCTGTTCCAGGAGTCGACACTCCGTCCGGGGCGAATCATGCCACCGGGTCTGCCGAGGCCAATCTTTAAGCCCGTAGCTTCCACTCGAGTTCTGTTCTACGAGGACGAGCTGTGTCAGGCAGTAGCCCAGAATAAGCTTCGCTGA
- the LOC103994426 gene encoding probable 26S proteasome non-ATPase regulatory subunit 3, with amino-acid sequence MTADVEMKEVQAFSNSVSSAGVPSTLQHVKEIASLIESGAQAKEVRRIVRAVRLTMMLRRKLRAPLVAAFLGYVLTPASEVFAKLSSYLPKDDDHDMDVDTAASAVQGPAKHSIPELEIYCYLLVLIFLIDQKRYNEAKACSSASIARLRNMNRRTVDVIAARLYFYYSFTYELTNSLAEIRGTLLALHRMATLRHDELGQETLLNLLLRNYLHYNLYDQAEKLRSKAPRFEAHSNQQFCRYLLYLGKIRTIQLEYTDAKESLLQAARKAPVAARGFRIQCNKWAVIVRLLLGEIPERTVFMQKGMKKALTPYFELTNAVRIGDLELFRTVADKYSGTFSSDRTRNLIVRLRHNVIRTGLRNISISYSRISLADVARKLRLDSENPVADAESIVAKAIRDGAIDATIDHANGWMVSKETGDVYSTNEPQIAFNSRIAFCLNMHNEAVRALRFPPNSNKEKESEEKRRERQQQEQELAKHIAEEDDDF; translated from the exons ATGACTGCCGATGTGGAGATGAAAGAGGTCCAGGCGTTTTCCAATTCCGTCTCCTCCGCCGGCGTTCCTTCCACTCTTCAAC ATGTGAAGGAGATCGCGTCCCTGATCGAGTCTGGTGCGCAGGCCAAGGAAGTGCGCCGGATCGTGCGTGCGGTGCGCCTCACTATGATGCTCCGTCGGAAGCTCAGGGCCCCCCTGGTAGCCGCGTTCCTTGGCTACGTTCTTACCCCGGCCTCGGAGGTCTTTGCTAAGCTCTCGTCCTATCTTCCCAAG GATGATGACCATGACATGGATGTGGATACAGCAGCATCAGCAGTCCAAGGTCCAGCCAAGCACTCTATACCGGAACTTGAAATTTACTGTTACTTGCTTGTTCTCATATTTCTTATTGACCAAAAGAGATACAATGAG GCTAAAGCATGTTCTTCTGCTAGTATTGCTCGTTTAAGGAACATGAACCGAAGAACTGTGGATGTTATAGCTGCTCGCCTGTATTTCTACTACTCATTCACTTATGAACTCACAAATAGTCTAGCTGAAATTCGTGG GACCCTTCTTGCTTTGCATAGGATGGCAACTTTAAGGCATGATGAGTTGGGTCAG GAAACCCTTCTGAATCTTCTACTTCGCAATTATCTTCACTACAACTTGTATGACCAGGCTGAGAAGCTGAGGTCAAAAGCACCACGTTTTGAGGCACACTCAAATCAACAG TTCTGTCGTTATCTACTCTACCTTGGAAAAATTAGAACCATTCAGTTGGAATATACGGATGCCAAAGAGAGCCTCCTGCAAGCTGCTCGGAAAGCACCAGTTGCTGCACGTGGGTTTCGGATCCAGTGCAACAAGTGGGCTGTCATTGTCCGTCTACTTCTTGGAGAGATCCCCGAAAGAACTGTTTTCATGcagaaaggcatgaagaaagctTTGACACCATATTTTGAGCTTACTAAT GCTGTGCGGATTGGAGATTTGGAGCTATTTAGAACTGTTGCAGATAAATATTCAGGAACTTTCAGTTCAGACAGGACCCGCAATTTAATTGTCAGACTACGCCACAATGTGATAAGGACTGGACTCCGCAATATTAGCATTTCATACTCTCGTATTTCCCTTGCTGATGTAGCTAGAAAACTGAGATTGGACTCTGAGAATCCTGTGGCTGATGCAGAAAGCATAGTGGCCAAAGCCATCAGAGATGGTGCAATAGATGCAACTATTGATCATGCCAATGGATGGATGGTCTCTAAGGAGACTGGGGATGTCTACTCGACTAATGAACCTCAGATTGCATTCAATTCCAGGATCGCCTTCTGCCTAAACATGCACAATGAGGCCGTGAGAGCACTGAGGTTCCCACCAAACTCCAATAAGGAGAAAGAAAGTGAAGAGAAGAGACGGGAGAGGCAACAGCAAGAGCAAGAGCTTGCTAAGCATATAGCAGAGGAAGATGACGACTTCTAA
- the LOC135619196 gene encoding F-box protein At4g35930-like isoform X1, whose amino-acid sequence MSVESMAFKQKKRVKNTKNKYLKPGALAQIRYSRSSSKSCTDIGKKRIVLQSEKAKIDLLNRDEVIQSDSPIVSPIRVSSHLAMDDAKQQKLPLTPKTPQSVDCDSQSRLESLPMDILVKILCHLHHDQLRAVFHVSQRIRTAVLLARQLHFNYTTPDRSRQEMLNTKTPVPTEHWPFVRYMTRWTHCSSSFLLISFLLFFSAYYILVDFQQGRWKEANPAHTESSKTRPSSSPSPDGHEADRSCPVPGVDTPSGANHATGSAEANL is encoded by the exons ATGAGTGTTGAATCTATGGCTTTCAAACAAAAGAAGCGAGTGAAGAACACAAAGAACAAGTACCTAAAACCTGGTGCGCTTGCTCAGATCCGATATAGCAGGAGCTCAAGCAAATCGTGCACGGATATTGGGAAGAAAAGGATCGTGTTGCAGTCAGAGAAGGCGAAGATTGATCTGCTTAATCGGGATGAGGTCATTCAGAGCGATTCACCGATCGTGTCTCCCATTAGGGTCAGCTCTCATCTCGCAATGGATGATGCTAAGCAGCAGAAGCTTCCTCTGACACCTAAAACACCACAGAGTGTAGATTGTGATAGTCAATCAAGACTCGAATCTCTTCCTATGGATATTCTG GTCAAAATCCTCTGCCACCTGCATCATGATCAGCTACGAGCTGTTTTCCATGTTTCCCAGAGAATTCGAACAGCT GTACTACTGGCCAGGCAATTGCATTTCAATTACACGACCCCAGACCGGTCCAGGCAAGAGATGCTCAACACCAAGACTCCGGTGCCGACCGAACATTGGCCTTTTGTGAGGTACATGACTCGATGGACACATTGCAGCTCGTCGTTCCTACTCATTtcattcctcctcttcttctcggcTTACTACATCCTTGTGGATTTCCAGCAAGGCAGATGGAAAGAGGCCAACCCCGCACACACCGAAAGCTCCAAGACACGGCCCTCGTCCTCGCCTTCACCTGATGGACATGAGGCAGATCGCAGCTGTCCTGTTCCAGGAGTCGACACTCCGTCCGGGGCGAATCATGCCACCGGGTCTGCCGAGGCCAATCTTTAA
- the LOC135619326 gene encoding uncharacterized protein LOC135619326 translates to MEVSAAPAISPSSDERLWNRLRDRVDSILDNCGPKIDLPPSSSCRVESECGKRLREDSELLIKGFDSVSSSLSQLSSTLSSTQQRVTYLTKSSVAEELPRERQKTESEEPKAKRHCDSTEQTKYEANSSNKHEAAALKSSAGNNKLANSNEGDNEIASYPMQNATMKKAKTLAVMMATKASYLSRELKTIKSELSFMQERCNLLEEENRRFQEDFDKGVRPEEDDLVRLQLEVLLAEKSRLANENANLMRENQCLHQLVEYHHLTSQDLSASYEQAALHGMCLDFSSPMPKSDIDDENGHSDCEVPFTPSTGKLGLFSSLDEHLEIHHDT, encoded by the exons ATGGAGGTTTCTGCGGCTCCTGCCATCAGCCCTTCCTCCGACGAGCGGCTCTGGAACAGACTCCGCGACCGCGTCGACTCCATTCTCGATAATTGTGGGCCCAAGATCGACCTCCCACCTTCCTCTTCC TGTAGGGTGGAATCGGAGTGTGGGAAGAGGTTAAGGGAAGACTCTGAGCTTCTGATAAAAGGATTCGATTCGGTCTCTTCGTCTTTGTCCCAGCTTTCCAGCACTCTAAGCAGCACGCAGCAG AGAGTAACTTATCTAACCAAATCCTCGGTAGCAGAAGAACTACCGAGAGAACGTCAAAAAACAGAAAGTGAAGAACCAAAAGCCAAGAGACATTGTGATTCCACTGAGCAGACCAAGTACGAAGCTAATTCCTCTAATAAGCATGAGGCAGCTGCTCTCAAAAGTTCTGCAGGCAACAATAAGTTGGCAAATTCTAATGAAGGAGATAATGAGATTGCATCATATCCAATGCAAAATGCAACAATGAAGAAGGCCAAAACT CTTGCAGTTATGATGGCCACTAAGGCATCATACCTCTCAAGAGAACTTAAAACCATAAAGTCGGAGTTATCTTTCATGCAGGAGAGATGTAACCTgcttgaggaggagaataggaggtttcAAGAAGATTTTGACAAAGGTGTAAGACCAGAGGAAGATGACCTG GTGAGACTTCAACTGGAGGTTCTGTTGGCCGAAAAGTCCAGATTGGCAAATGAGAATGCTAATCTAATGAGAGAGAATCAATGCCTTCACCAGCTTGTAGAGTATCATCACCTAACATCTCAGGATCTATCAGCATCATATGAGCAAGCTGCTTTACATGGGATGTGCCTAGATTTTTCTTCTCCTATGCCAAAATCAGACATAGATGACGAGAATGGCCATAGTGATTGTGAAGTTCCCTTTACTCCATCAACAGGTAAGTTGGGACTATTCTCATCTCTTGATGAGCACTTGGAAATCCATCACGATACGTAA